Part of the Cottoperca gobio chromosome 1, fCotGob3.1, whole genome shotgun sequence genome, GCTGTAGTAGATGGTAAGTGTATGGAGTTTAGAACAATTGTACACATTTTAgtggtttattttaattaataaaaaaaaaaaagactgaggTATAAACTTGCCATGGGAGGCCTTTATTACTGACATAggtacagacaaaaacacatagTCCTTCTAGTTAAATTGATACAAGATACAAATTTCAAGTTAATACAATTCAACTTGAAATtgcatttaatttgtgtttgtatgtgtgtgtgtgtgtgtgtgtgtgtgtgtgtgtgtgtgtgtgtgtgtgtgtgtgtgtgtgtgtgcgttataTCTTAACGAAGCTCCCATTGTATGGCACCACAACAGCATTACACATAACTAAAACAGCAGTAATGCAAAACAGAATTAAACAATTAGCCAACAGCATAACAATTGTATTTCTGATAGTCATATAGGCtatcctttatttaaccaggtaaAAGTCTGATTGAGATTCAAATCTATTGTTCAAGAGTGATCAGGGCACAATATCCAGTTACTATGCAATACCGCAAAACCTAGATAGAATGCATTATGTACAATTTCTAAGGCGAGTTCAGTGAAAAATATTGGCACATTTAACATGGCAGCACTATGAGAGATATGTCGGTTTTATATGTATATCTTGAAAGCAACTGCATCAACTGTTGTTCTTGTATATCAATATATTCGTCATTCTTagtaaaaagctttttttattatgttgccGGAAGTAGTTATCTTGTATGATTGATACGACGCTTGCACTTTAAACATCCACTTTATTTTAACATAAGGCTGCACATCTAAATAACAATTGACAATAATtgacagtaaaaacaaatattgttgtCTGCTTGTACGACTCCGAATGATTACCGGAAACGACGCTACTTCCGGTTCCAGACGCgccaaaaagaaaacacttgtgtttttatttctacaaaCCATTTTCAGCGAGTGAGGAGTGACATAAACAAAACGGTAACTTAACCTATTGTATTGTTGTACCGTTTAATCTTAACCAATTGAAACATTTGGCCAACCTATTCCTAAAGACACTACGTAACATTACGTTAAAGTTAACTCTAGTTTAAGTCAACGTTTCAGCGCTGTGCACTGTAACGTAACCTCTGTACATTAGTCTACAGTCGTGGAGgaagtaaatgtaattttcaCACACAATGTAATGGTTAGCAGCTAAACTCGTTACTCAAGTACAGTATGAAGATACTTGTACATCAGTAGCTGCGTTGTTTACTTTACTGCAATATTGTACTTTGATTTCTCATTCATATTTACTTGCTACTATGGTCTCAGGTAGGATTCAAACCAAAAGAAGTATGTCATCACATACTaagacttaaaaaataaataaaaatactatactttttttaaagataacatTCTTTATGCTGCACTATGATTAAACAAaattaaatactatactatgccTTTCTTTTGACAGTTTTAATGACATAGTATACTATAACCTTTATTATGCAATACTATATTATGGCTTTTTTATGGCAAACTAAACAAGACTTTTTAATGACTTCGATATTTTTATGGCATAATAGACTGAGTTGAACTgactatactgtactatgacttttatatgATATTTTTAACCTAATAATTGTTATACTGAACATACACTAAGTTGTCAGTTTATTGTGTtcctattattttgtccaccctaTTTATGTCCAGGGATCAGGCTAAATAACAGAAAAACCTGCAGGTTTTGTCAGGTTGAAGGATGATAGGTGGACCAAAGTTCAAGCATCCACTCTGCTGAAGTTTCCTTGAGCAAGTCACTACATTTCTACTCGCACCAGGAGGGCACTGCATTGAAGCTGACCTCCGACCTCGCTTTGGAAGGTGGACGTATGATGAAAAAGCTGCCCTGTGGGTGCAATAAAGGATCACTTGAAGATGAATAAGTGGGGAGACCGACTGAAGAAGGTTGAGCTGCTTGCTCAGTCGTTCCAGCTGAATCCTCTCTCCGCACAATACAAACCTCGACTGTGGCCGTGCCAGCCTTCCTCCATCTGGAAGCTCTTCCCTCGTCAAAGTATCGCTATCAGCTGTGCTCAGAGCTGCAAAGAGGTAGTAACACAGGATTTATTATCACCCGTCTGCACCTTAGATTTTACATCctgttttttaaaggaaaagctGACATTTGTGCCTTGCATTCCCCCTAGGCCGTACATGTTTTTGcacttgaaaaagaaaagacatccCTGGGTCAAAGGATCTTCCTGGTTACCAGTTACAGTGAGCTGTGGCATTACTACAGGTACATGATGAGGCGCatcttcttttgtgtgtttggaaAAAATGCAACGATGGTGGTTATTCTCTTGATTTTCTTTCAGGACTTACACACAGTCCTTGATGCACTGCTATGAGGTGATACCAGAGGGCGCTGTTTGTAAACTTTACTTTGACTTGGAGTTCCACAAGCCTTCGAACACGGGAGCTGATGGGCAATCTATGGTGTCTTCACTTATCCAGGTCATTGACATATATTCTGTTCAAACATATCTGTATGTGAAGCATGCTGCACGATAAAAATAACAAGATGTTAattttaatgtgttataaaAGTATCCAATTGACTTACAATCAGTTAGTACACATATAGAAGCAGTGATAACAAGAACATTGTAAAAGGTCCACCCATTTCCTGTTTATCGTTTCCTCCTAATTTCAAGCTGCTGCTGCAATTAAGACCAATTTCTATCAGATTGAGAGAGTTTGTATTTTGCTGGGTATTTTTAACCTTCTCTAAATGTAGGgtataaatgaacacattttaattgttgGAACTGAAGTTCTTTTCATATATGTAGTTAAAGTTGCTTCTGGAGACTGTAATCTGTCACACATGGGAGAAGCATCCGGATAGATTATGTGTCGTAGTTCATCTTGTTACTTGTTTACCTTAAATATGCAGGATACACAGTATATTTACCggtctgtgttttgtgtgttgacAGTATGTTTGTGACAGGTTAATGGAAGTTTATGGGATCGAATGCTCCGCGAAAAATGTCCTCAATCTTGACTCCAGCACAGCAGAGAAGTTCAGTCGACATCTCATCTTCAATCTCCAAAATGCAGCTTTCAAAGACAACATACATATGGGTATGTTCAGTGTTGCATGGAagcaacacaaatgtttttttttgttcccaTGTTACTTCAGTTCAAACATTCTTGTCTGTTTTTTCTAGGCAGGTTTATTCATGCAATTCTTCAATCGGTCCTGAGCACACCCACAAGTTGCCTGAATGTTGGGATGAATTCAGTGgcagaaaacagtgaaacaaGGTTCTTACTTTTAGActtagaaaatatttaaattcctATGCCACCATCACTCTGTGTGATTTGTGTCAATGATGTAATGACAGCAGAACACAAACTGTGTCTGAGGGGACGCCAGCAACGCCAGAAGAGATGGTTGAGAGTCCACAGGCCAAGAGGCGCAAGCAGGAAGAGAAAGACCTCAGGTTCCTCCaggtgaaaaacaaagatggccaACACTGTCTCTTTGTGGATCTTGGTAAGAGAAACCATAAGCTGACACTTGGGTTAAATGCTTCTCTTCATATATTCAGCCGCCCTTTTACGCATCATTTGTTGTAAACATTGCCAATATGTAAcgatgaatatatatataactatggttatattttacaaaaacaggTGTTTACACCAAGAACAGAAATTTCCGCCTTTACAAGTCATCGAAAGTGGGAAAGAATGCTGCGTTCACGGTGGCGGACGACAACAAGTTCACTGACAAACCCGAGAAGGGAATTTCTGAGGAGGAAAGTGTGTTCTTGGCTTCTTTAGTCTGTAATATAAGGTACAACACTTTTTAACTCGGTTAATGAAAATATTCCCTTCATCAAGCCACAgcatcagtttatttctgtgTATCATCAGTTTCACAGGTCAAAGAATTCTTACGTCAGACATCCCAGAAACAAAGGAATCCAAAACCTCGGGATCTCCTCGCCAGCAGGAATCAGCCACAGATCCAGGTAACACTGATCTGACACCAGAGGCgttgtgcatacacacatagtatattGTATAATCAGATTATCCATGTTTGACCTTAATATGTTTAGTTATAAACAGTAATATTTATCTAACTTGTTTTTCCATCAATCACTGGCAGGCTTACTTTCTGGCTACCTGTCATCGCCTTATCAAGAAGTGGACAACTTTGTATTAACTGTGGTTACGAAGGATGGCGTACATGGAAGTAAGTGTCTGGGCTGATGAAAGATATGCTTTTGCAAAACGTGATTATTGTTTTCAGTAAATCgatctatgaaatgtcagaaaactgaacaaactgaacattttcCTGAAGCCCCGTGTAACGTCTTTAGACGATATTCAGTTCACGATGATGTAAAACAGAACAGCAGACAAAAACAACTTATATTTGATCAACCGGAACAAATTCATCTTCGGCATTTTTGCTGGACGATATATCTTAAATGATGAATTATCAAAAGAGTTGCAGAATAATTGTTTGTTGATCATCTAGCTGATTCATTGTTTCTGCCCTGGACAACATAACAATgataaaacactgttttaaagtgtgtttgtagaGCTGATAAATATGTCCACATAACACAGAATCctacatttattcattaattcatttattattgttacGTTTTCGCTTTTCTAGAGATACATTGACTGTCACTGTCATTTTGGAGGCTGCGGTGTTGCACTAAACTCCCCGCTGCTTCTATGATGGCTAAATAACAGAAGCAcctctctgtgtcgtgcaaacACACCATAAACTCCAGACTCCAAAATGACCAAACGGCCGATTCAACACTTctctaaaacagtttcaacaaacactgaacattataacctcCATGAAGGATAAACCAGGCATCTGAAACTGAATGTATATACTTAAAAACATTGTggtgtttaattgtttttggtcGATAACACAGTAAGTTGCTAAGAACATTTAGTGAGgtgcaaaatgtgtgtgtgttgtcagagTGCACTCACAGTTTATATCAGTAATGTCAGGGCTTTCCGTTACAGGCATCAGACGATGGAACTACTTTGCTGCTGAACAACTGGTCGTCTACGACATCGCAAAATACCGTtggtgtgaaaatgtgaaacgGTTTCATAAAAGCAACAATGTCATGTACGTATGTTTCATGTAATCTGTTGTCTTTAAAGTGTGCtccacttcttcttctgattcactctcctcctcttcctcttcctcctcctcctcctcctcctcctcctcctccgcagGATTGTTGTGGACCTCAAAGAAGAAGCGTGGTACCAGAAGTGTCACGATCCTGAATGCAGGAACTTCAGGTCCTCAAGTAAGTGATGACCCTAAGAGCTGCCACACTGACTTTCTATATTCAAAACAACCTTAAGGTcacatgacctgtgtgtgtgtggggggggtgggaTAAAGTGCCTGTTTGAGATAAATATTTCTAATGTTACAGGTTACCCACTGCCGCAGGAGATCTGCGTCAGCTACATCATGACACTGGTCAGTTTGCTAGTTTAGtccatttactcaagtacaagtgtgaggtacttgtacttgtactactattatccattttatgctacttcatacttcaCTACAtctgaggtaaatattgtacttttacgcCACTAcattatctgacagctttagttactttgcagagaATTATAAttagtaaaataatattatacattaaactacccagcagtaccagctgcaatattaatgcatga contains:
- the primpol gene encoding DNA-directed primase/polymerase protein isoform X2; the protein is MNKWGDRLKKVELLAQSFQLNPLSAQYKPRLWPCQPSSIWKLFPRQSIAISCAQSCKEAVHVFALEKEKTSLGQRIFLVTSYSELWHYYRTYTQSLMHCYEVIPEGAVCKLYFDLEFHKPSNTGADGQSMVSSLIQYVCDRLMEVYGIECSAKNVLNLDSSTAEKFSRHLIFNLQNAAFKDNIHMGRFIHAILQSVLSTPTSCLNVGMNSVAENSETRTQTVSEGTPATPEEMVESPQAKRRKQEEKDLRFLQVKNKDGQHCLFVDLGVYTKNRNFRLYKSSKVGKNAAFTVADDNKFTDKPEKGISEEESVFLASLVCNISFTGQRILTSDIPETKESKTSGSPRQQESATDPGLLSGYLSSPYQEVDNFVLTVVTKDGVHGSIRRWNYFAAEQLVVYDIAKYRWCENVKRFHKSNNVMIVVDLKEEAWYQKCHDPECRNFRSSSYPLPQEICVSYIMTLDEEDQAYLMDDAGNIELSQASNPPPQSRVCPEEESADVWGDGQDDQDYLESLDDFEQISGDISDQLLLKCMAEFDSK
- the primpol gene encoding DNA-directed primase/polymerase protein isoform X1; the encoded protein is MNKWGDRLKKVELLAQSFQLNPLSAQYKPRLWPCQPSSIWKLFPRQSIAISCAQSCKEAVHVFALEKEKTSLGQRIFLVTSYSELWHYYRTYTQSLMHCYEVIPEGAVCKLYFDLEFHKPSNTGADGQSMVSSLIQYVCDRLMEVYGIECSAKNVLNLDSSTAEKFSRHLIFNLQNAAFKDNIHMGRFIHAILQSVLSTPTSCLNVGMNSVAENSETSRTQTVSEGTPATPEEMVESPQAKRRKQEEKDLRFLQVKNKDGQHCLFVDLGVYTKNRNFRLYKSSKVGKNAAFTVADDNKFTDKPEKGISEEESVFLASLVCNISFTGQRILTSDIPETKESKTSGSPRQQESATDPGLLSGYLSSPYQEVDNFVLTVVTKDGVHGSIRRWNYFAAEQLVVYDIAKYRWCENVKRFHKSNNVMIVVDLKEEAWYQKCHDPECRNFRSSSYPLPQEICVSYIMTLDEEDQAYLMDDAGNIELSQASNPPPQSRVCPEEESADVWGDGQDDQDYLESLDDFEQISGDISDQLLLKCMAEFDSK